In one Lycium barbarum isolate Lr01 chromosome 7, ASM1917538v2, whole genome shotgun sequence genomic region, the following are encoded:
- the LOC132601788 gene encoding tryptophan aminotransferase-related protein 4-like yields the protein MAKIQRFGYVLCHLVLVLVNVFVFRKMFYEKEKLSWSQKAAEEAEAVASISCSGHGRAYIDGYVVDGKPICECYSCYGGTNCSLFFPNCPADVDGGDPLFLEPFWIQNAASSAVVVSGWHRMSYFFPNQSHISKELDRNIRKIHAIAKNAITNGRYIVFGVGSTQLLHAAVHALSIDNSTSSSPYLATKVVANKIPYYSPYKFQTEYFQTHHYEFEGDSSMLKNKSDFAGNVIEYVTSPNNPDGNLRSSDLKGPSVKPIYDRAYYWPHYTAIPAPVDEDLIIFSMSKLTGHAGTRFGWAIVKDVNVYRRMVEFIDLAEMGTSKDAQLRALTLLKVVAEGDGKQLFNFAHQILMDRWEKLSQMFSLSKRFSLQRIPTQHCIFVERAREPSPAYAWVKCKRKEDKNCTEIFRVAKIIGRPGSKFFAGDRYVRLSLLKGQHDFDMLILRLKQLVSLEYEASAQVMSSSY from the exons ATGGCAAAGATTCAGAGGTTTGGCTATGTTTTGTGTCACTTAGTTTTAGTACTTGTGAATGTATTTGTATTTAGAAAAATGTTTTATGAGAAGGAGAAGTTGAGTTGGAGCCAAAAAGCAGCAGAAGAAGCAGAAGCAGTAGCCTCAATTTCATGTTCAGGCCATGGAAGAGCATATATTGATGGCTATGTTGTTGATGGAAAGCCTATTTGTGAATGCTATTCTTGTTATGGTGGCACTAATTGCTCTTTATTTTTCCCCAACTGTCCTGCTGATGTTGATGG TGGGGATCCTCTATTCTTGGAACCTTTCTGGATACAAAATGCAGCTAGCAGTGCAGTAGTAGTATCAGGCTGGCATAGAATGAGTTATTTCTTTCCTAATCAGTCCCACATATCCAAAGAGCTTGACAGAAACATAAGAAAGATACATGCAATTGCCAAGAATGCTATCACAAATGGAAGATACATTGTTTTTGGAGTAGGCTCTACTCAACTCCTACATGCTGCAGTTCATGCTCTTTCCATTGACAATTCAACTTCTTCCTCTCCTTACCTTGCAACAAAAGTGGTTGCTAATAAAATCCCTTACTATTCG CCTTATAAGTTTCaaacagaatattttcaaacacATCATTATGAATTTGAAGGAGACTCATCCATGTTGAAGAACAAATCAGACTTTGCTGGAAATGTAATTGAGTATGTGACTTCACCAAATAATCCAGATGGGAATTTGAGAAGTTCAGATCTAAAAGGCCCAAGTGTAAAGCCCATTTATGATCGTGCTTATTATTGGCCTCATTACACAGCAATTCCTGCTCCTGTTGATGAAGATCTCATAATTTTCTCTATGTCTAAGCTCACTGGTCATGCTGGAACCAGATTTGG GTGGGCAATTGTGAAGGACGTGAATGTGTATAGAAGAATGGTGGAATTTATTGATTTGGCCGAAATGGGGACATCAAAGGATGCCCAATTGAGAGCTTTGACTCTTCTAAAAGTTGTTGCTGAAGGAGATGGCAAGCAACTCTTCAATTTTGCACATCAAATTTTGATGGATCGTTGGGAAAAATTGAGTCAAATGTTTTCTCTTTCTAAACGTTTTAGCCTCCAAAGAATTCCAACTCAACATTGCATATTTGTTGAGAGAGCCAGAGAACCATCTCCAG CTTATGCATGGGTGAAGTGTAAGAGAAAAGAAGATAAAAACTGCACAGAAATCTTCAGAGTTGCAAAAATCATAGGTCGTCCAGGTAGCAAATTCTTTGCAGGAGATCGTTATGTTCGACTGAGTCTATTAAAGGGCCAACATGATTTTGACATGTTGATCCTTCGACTAAAACAATTGGTCTCCCTAGAATATGAAGCCAGTGCACAAGTCATGTCAAGTTCTTATTAG
- the LOC132603890 gene encoding cysteine-rich receptor-like protein kinase 44, translating to MNCSICIMPSLNITLCLVLFFISSTVSADDDYYCPNTTTYNTNTSYHSNLISLLSTLSNASRKYGFYNCSTGNNGDSERIYGLFMCRGDIPSAACQDCASRAARKIIQGCPSRKMAVFWSDSCLLRYSNRSIFPEPDYGSIINKPDRPFVLRNVIQISTDEQSRFKQKLGEMMDDVAARAASDHSIGKKFATREYNFSTADITIYALAQCIPDISSSACLNCLGIVIEVLHKCCDEYKGARVQFPSCFVRQEVYPFYTSNSPALSYIQGHNGVPKQVVLIVCVVAIVFLLLLLSTNKSISGVVFPLLRRKRKNTLKEMNDDLNGILTAESLQYDFSTIEAATNCFLVENKIGIGGFGDVYKGELVNEQEIAVKRLSRRSSQGVEEFKNEVVLVAKLQHRNLVRLLGFCLEGEEKILIYEFVPNKSLDYFLFDTKKQATLSWSVRDKIIRGIVRGLVYLHEDSRPRIIHRDLKASNILLDKDMNPKISDFGMARIFGADQTEGSTNIIAGTYGYMSPEYAMHGQFSVKSDVFSFGVLLLEIISGKRNRSFCQEDKFDDLLTHAWKLWKDGKAMELVDPTLIGDSNSGSEIMRYMHIGLLCVQSDLDGRPTTALIAHILHTESATLPEPNRPAYFKNYTSIGKMDQLTSKHISSSILQESITEVYPR from the exons ATGAATTGTTCAATTTGCATAATGCCTAGTTTGAATATCACATTATGCCTTGTGCTTTTCTTCATCAGTAGCACAGTATCAGCTGATGATGACTATTACTGCCCAAACACAACTACTTACAATACAAACACCTCTTATCATTCCAACCTCATTTCCCTACTTTCAACCCTTTCTAATGCTTCGAGGAAATATGGTTTCTACAACTGTTCCACTGGTAACAATGGTGATTCTGAAAGAATTTATGGTTTGTTTATGTGTCGAGGCGATATTCCCAGTGCAGCATGTCAAGATTGTGCGAGCAGAGCTGCTAGAAAAATAATCCAG GGCTGCCCCAGCAGAAAAATGGCTGTATTTTGGTCGGACAGTTGCTTATTGCGTTATTCGAATCGATCAATATTCCCCGAGCCTGATTATGGATCCATAATTAACAAACCAGATAGACCTTTTGTTCTACGTAATGTTATTCAAATTTCAACCGATGAACAAAGTAGGTTCAAACAGAAGCTGGGAGAAATGATGGATGACGTGGCGGCTCGGGCTGCTAGTGATCATTCGATAGGCAAGAAATTCGCCACTAGAGAATACAATTTCAGTACTGCTGACATAACAATTTATGCCTTAGCTCAATGCATTCCTGATATTTCTTCTTCTGCTTGCCTAAACTGCCTTGGAATTGTGATCGAAGTTCTCCATAAGTGTTGTGATGAATATAAGGGTGCTAGAGTTCAATTTCCCAGTTGTTTTGTAAGGCAAGAAGTGTACCCCTTCTACACTAGCAACTCACCTGCTCTCTCCTATATTCAAG GGCACAATGGAGTTCCAAAACAAGTAGTCCTAATTGTTTGTGTAGTCGCTATCGtttttttacttttattattaTCAACCAATAAAAGTATATCCGGTGTAGTCTTTCCTTTGCTACGGAGGAAAAGGAAAAATACTCTAAAGGAGATGAATG ATGATCTTAATGGGATTCTAACAGCTGAATCCTTACAATATGACTTTAGTACAATAGAAGCTGCCACTAACTGCTTCCTTGTGGAAAACAAAATTGGCATAGGTGGATTTGGTGATGTCTATAAG GGTGAACTTGTTAATGAGCAAGAGATAGCTGTAAAGAGGCTATCAAGGAGGTCAAGCCAAGGTGTAGAAGAATTTAAGAATGAGGTTGTACTTGTAGCTAAGCTTCAACACAGGAATTTAGTGAGACTGCTCGGTTTTTGCTTGGAAGGAGAAGAAAAGATACTCATCTACGAATTCGTCCCCAACAAAAGCCTCGACTATTTCTTATTTG ATACCAAGAAGCAAGCTACGTTAAGTTGGTCCGTTCGTGACAAGATTATAAGAGGAATAGTACGAGGATTAGTTTATCTTCATGAGGATTCTCGTCCTCGAATCATACATCGTGATCTCAAAGCAAGCAACATTTTGTTAGACAAAGACATGAACCCAAAAATTTCGGATTTTGGCATGGCTAGGATTTTCGGAGCTGACCAAACTGAAGGAAGCACTAACATAATTGCTGGCACATA CGGCTACATGTCCCCAGAATATGCAATGCATGGTCAATTTTCTGTGAAGTCCGATGTATTCAGTTTTGGTGTGCTTCTTTTGGAGATAATAAGTGGAAAGAGAAATAGATCATTTTGTCAAGAAGATAAATTTGATGACCTTCTTACCCAC GCTTGGAAGTTGTGGAAAGATGGAAAAGCTATGGAACTTGTAGATCCAACTCTAATTGGTGATTCAAATTCAGGGTCTGAAATCATGAGATATATGCATATTGGGTTGTTATGTGTTCAAAGTGATTTGGATGGAAGACCTACAACGGCTTTGATAGCTCATATTCTTCATACTGAGTCTGCTACTCTACCGGAGCCAAATCGACCAGCATATTTTAAGAATTATACTAGTATAGGAAAGATGGATCAACTCACAAGCAAACACATTTCATCGTCTATTTTACAAGAATCAATTACTGAAGTCTATCCAAGATAG